The genomic DNA GAAAACAAcagatggctgggtgtggtggctcccacctataatcacagcactttgggaggccaaggcaggcagatcacctaagtcaggagttcaagaccagcctggccaacatggtgaaaccctgtctctaccaaacatataaaaattagctaggtgtggcaacacactcctgtaatcccagctacccaggaggctgaggcaggagaatcgcttgaacccgggagacagaggttgcagtgagccaagatggtgcaactgcactcccagcctggatgacagaatgagattctgtctcaaaaaagaaaaaaagcaatgaattacAACAACAGCATCATAGACACAAAGCCCCCAGCAATATCTTCGTGTTAGCTTCCCTCTGAAAGCATCTTTAAAATAACTCTAACTAAACCTTACAATTAAGGAAGTAGTAGTTTTCCTCAGGTAGTGTTGGTACCTGTCTGCCAAGAGCTGTCTTTTACTGCGGTAAAAGAAAGGGgggtgctcactttggcagcacatacgcTAAAACTGGAATGATACAGacattagcatggcccctgcgaaAAGACGACACGAAAATCCCTGAagcattccattaaaaaaaaaaaaaaaaaaaaaaaaattggctgggtgcggtagctcacacctgtcatcccaggactttgggaggctgaggcaggtggatcacctgaggtcgagagttcgacaccagcctgaccaacatggagaaacactgcctctaccaaaaataccaaattagccaggtgtgatggcacatgcctgtaatcccagctacttaggaggctgaggcaggagaatcacttgaacccgggaggtggaagttgtggtgagccgagatagtgccattgcactccagcctgggcaacaagagtgaaactccatctcaaaaaaaaaaaaaaattgctaggaGCGGTGGGTGGCTCAAGCCCAtattcccaatactttgggaggctgaggtgggagaattgcttcagcccaagagttcaagaccagcctgggcaatacagtgagactctatctctactattaaaaaaattttttaaataaagaaggaaaactgCAGTAAAAGGGGGAAATCACAGAAACGAGGTCTCCTCAAGATAGAGGGCACCTATTTTAATCTGAGGAGGAATATGAACAATGGAAGAAAGATCAGCAACACAAGCAAGTGCAGTGGTTTCCAGACTGCTCCACTGCAGGAGAAACACCTGAGAGGGTTCCAAAATGTGAGCTGAGTGCACATACTTCACTTGTGGCTGTTTCATCACTTCCAAACCTTTCCTATCACCTATCCTTCTGGGAGAAGCTAATCCCCACTTCTGAGAAGAAACTAAATCAGGGTTCGAAGAACACCTtgcaaaagaaaatctgaatcCTTGTTGATTGCCCCTGTTTTTAAGCTCTTTAATGTGTTAACTCATTTTTAAGCCTCACAACAAAATCATGAAGTGGGTTTGCATTTTCAGATGTGGAAATGGAAGTGCAGAAAATGTCAACAGCCCACCCGCGCTGTGGTAACAGCTTGAAAATGATAGGTTCAAACTGAGAAGTCTGACTCTGAAGTCTAACCTCTTAAACACTAGAACACGATGGTCattgttttatagatgaaatgACCTAATGCAAAGAGAAATACCTGCTTAACTTCAGTCAGTGACTCATTTGACAGAGGTGAAATCAATGTGGAAAAGTAATGCTAACCACTTctctcctggtcaacatggtgaaaccccatctctactaaaaatacaaaaaattagctgggcatggtggcaagtgcctgtaatcccagctactcaggaggctgaggaaggagaattgcctgaagccaggaggcggaggttgtggtgagccgagattgcaccattgcactccagcctgagtaacaagagcaaaactctgtctcaaaaaaaaaaaaaaaaaaaaaaagcaatgaggtGGGAGACCAGAGTAAGAGAAATCAGTGTTCCAGTTACTTCTGAGTTAGGAATGTAATGGATGACTTTAGCATCTCTCCATAAATGCTGAGAATTCTGAATTCTCAGATCAGAATCTGACCaggcacatggctcatgcctgtaatcccagcgctttgggaggcctagacgacacctgtctctacaaaaaaaattttttaaattagccggtggtggtggtgcgggcctgtagtcctagctactcatgaggctaaggtgggaagattgcttgaggccaggagttagaggctgcactccaacctgggtgacaaagacaaatcctgtctcaaaaaaaaaaaaaattaacacacagTAAAAGTTTGTGGCAAAACCAAATAAACTCATTCTGCAAAACCACTTAGAAAGTTAATTGTAATTGAATCATGTCCTCTCAGTTTATCAATGAGCAACAGATATAGCAGGCAGCTCAATTACATCATCCTACACTCTGGAGCTAAGTGATACCACTTTTAATCTACTGTTTACTACAAGAAAATGACTGTCACTATTCTAAACTCCTAAACACCTAGTTAGGACACTAGAGAAACTTCTAGAGGCAAAGGAGCAGCCCTATCTTAGCTGGGCAGATTAAAGATACTCTTTTGACTAATTGGATAACAATCCATTACCAACTTTCACAAAAGGACAGAAGGggcatgttttgtgttttaatctCTTTGATAAAGATACAgcatttgggcatggtggctcacgcctgaaagcccatcactttgggaggccaaggcaggtggatcatttgaggttaggagtttgacaccagcctagccaacacggtgaaaccccgtctctactaaaaatccaaaaattagccaggtgtggtggctcaagcctgtagtcccagctactcaagaagctgaggcaggagaatcgctttaacccaggacgcagaggttgtagtcagcgAGATCACCCCatcattccaggctgggcaacaaagcaaggctatgtctcaaaaaaaaaaaaaaaaaaatacagcatttgGAAAAGCATCTCATTCCCAGAGCACCAGATCGCTATTGAACATTTGAATATCTGCGTCTTATAAGAATTAGAGGTTGAAAGCATCAAGTTTTGAATGCACAATAGCTTGGCAAAAAAGCTTTCACTTGAAAATTTGATGAGCAAGTTCTCCTGGAACCTTCACCAGGCAATCTTTGAAATATACCGAGTTTCGCCTGAAAACTAGTTTTTAACTCAAATAAAGAgaccaaaagaaacaatcagtttACTCATGCTTactcatttggggaaaaattacTTGTATACCAGTGTCCAACTCGCTCCTCCACGTCTGAAAGGTCTGATGAGGACTTAGCCTCTGGGACTTCGTGAGGTGGCTAATTTACGGTTTATTTCTGGCCCTCCTACCTCCTCAGAGATGCCAACTAGCAGGGCTCTACATCAGAGACGGGCCTGCGACTATGTAATGGAACAGGAGTGCAGAAAGAAAGCGGGACGGACTACGGAAAGTCATCAAGGACCACACAAGCTTTAATGCAAGGATTACACAACGAGCGAGGGGCGCGGCACACAATAAGTAGCTCTGGAAACGCACTCTCTGACACCTAGAAGTTTTAGGGATTTGGACGGCTGctttaaaatactggcaaagggACATTCTGGGGAGGCAGGAAGAAAACGGCCGCCCAAAGAAGCGACGACCGCGCGCAGGGGCTGAAAGGACCACGGGAACCACGCCAAACCCGGCCCTCAGCCAGGCCGGGCCAGCGGGGTCGGCAGCCTTCGAGGGGAAAGAAGGGTCCGAGGCGCGCCCCAGGTAGCGTGCCCCGCACTCCGGCAGCTCCACTCACCAGGAACTGGAGCATGATGTCGGTGGGGAGGGCGAAGAGGGTGCGAAGGGCGGCTGAAGCTCCGCGGGCCGGTCCGAGCCTGCCTCCCCATGCGCGGGAGCGGAACCCCCAGTCGACTTCCGGGTcacgccccgccccgccccggtcCCCCGGTCCCCCGGTCCAGTCGCGCCCGGAAGCGACTCGTAGCGTTGCAGCGCCCTGATGTCCCCTGGCGGAGCGCATCGGCCTCACGGCCTAAACCCGCTGGGCAGCGAGCGTGCGCCGGGACAGCGAGGAGCAAGTCCTGAGCCTGGCTGGGCAGCCTTGAGCATCGCCCTCTGTAAACCTGGgctggggcccaggaatctgtattACTCCCAGCACGCGGACGATTGTAATACACCGCCCAGCTTAGGACTCGCTGACCTAGATGGACCGCGTGGTCAGCGGGTCTCATCCGCAGCTGAATTGTCCTCCACCTATGCCCAGCGGGACTTTGCGAGGAGGAAACGAGGCTTGTAGCTCTCAACGCTCCGCAGGTGTGCTGTGTAACCAGCATTGAGGACCTAAGGTAGAGACTGGGTGTTTAAAAGCTCGGATGGCGGCTGTCTGATGTCAGAAGGCCAAAAACCTTGCCCAGCAGGCTTTCATGCAGGCCCAGTTGAGGGGTTGGTGGTGCCAGTTGGTTTAAACTGGACAAGAGCTGACCCCAACTTCCTGAAAAACAACTTAGGAAACCTTTATCAAGCAACCTAGATGTCAGAGATGGTATCCATAGGAAGCTAGTGGGAGCTTAGATATACACTGTTCTTAGACataaacacacagaaaggaaGATATGATCATTACTTTATGAATCTGTCATTTTGCAATATTGGTATTATCAAGAAATAGGGACAGTTCACTCAGATTCAGATTTCAGTAGCAGGAAATAAATATCAGAACATCATCATTGTACCTCTACAAAATCTCCACACTACCCAATATTGCCCTTCCTACTCAACTCCAAAGGACCACTCCCTGGTGGCTGCCACTTCGCTGCTGACATCTCCAGGACATACCACGAGGGTCATGTGGCCCTCCGTAATGCTGGCACCGCGAGCTTAAACAAGGCTGAGAAGCAGGAGTGAAACACGCCAAAGGCTCCGTGCTGCAAATAACACCCACTTTCTTTTTACACAACAAACTTCTTTAAGGATCTGGTCATTCAACTGGAACGATAAATAGCTttttagaaaaagatttaaaagtccTTAAAAAGGAGAAAGTGTAAATCTTGAATACTCCAAACCAGTCATCTTCTTAAAGGAGAGCAGTTCACGATTCTCAAAATCTATTCAACAGAGGCGAGCAAGCGTGGTCCGGGAGGCAGCCTGCGTGGGGAAGATGTCCTCCAGGTATGTGCCTGGCAGGGCTGGAGGAGCTGGTGGGGTGAGCAGGATACTGTGCTCAGAGGTCTGGCTGGCCATCTGTCCTCCACAGAAAAAGCTGCCATCAACTTAGGGTGTTTCGGTCCAAAAAATCCTGGTGGGGACAGGGAATCCCTGAAGGGTatacgtttaaaaaaaaaaaagtcatagtgGAAATGGGGAAGGAGCTttcttggggggtggggggagggtcacccaggctggagtgcagtggtgctatcttggctcaccacaacttccacatcctgagctcaagcaattatcctgcctcagccttctgagtagccgggattacagaggTGCGCCaccaggccagctaattttttttttttcattctactttaagttctggggtacatgtgca from Callithrix jacchus isolate 240 chromosome 11, calJac240_pri, whole genome shotgun sequence includes the following:
- the STMP1 gene encoding short transmembrane mitochondrial protein 1, which produces MRSARGHQGAATLRVASGRDWTGGPGDRGGAGRDPEVDWGFRSRAWGGRLGPARGASAALRTLFALPTDIMLQFLLGFTLGNVVGMYLAQNYDIPNLAKKLEEIKKDLDAKKKPPSS